In Nyctibius grandis isolate bNycGra1 chromosome 8, bNycGra1.pri, whole genome shotgun sequence, a single window of DNA contains:
- the DMRTA2 gene encoding LOW QUALITY PROTEIN: doublesex- and mab-3-related transcription factor A2 (The sequence of the model RefSeq protein was modified relative to this genomic sequence to represent the inferred CDS: substituted 1 base at 1 genomic stop codon), producing MELRSELPSVPAAPAPVPPSSVAAAAAAAAATLPVSVAGSLLRAPPLLLRAAEKYPRTPKCARCRNHGVVSALKGHKRYCRWKDCMCAKCTLIAERQRVMAAQVALRRQQAQEENEARELQLLYGTAEGLALAAANGIIPPRPAYEVFGSVCAGGGGGEGGTGASAGRGGGGAGCGEGXSKMQKFELFPKTLLPSRAVTPQQAGGKPLSPDGESVPGTSSPEARHGSGSENGDGESFLSSPVSKGPKEGEESPGSISPLGSDSGSEADKDEQDPSPSAAGRQRTPIDILTRVFPAHKRSVLELVLQGCGGDVVQAIEQILNNRGPEKGPEEGWARDGSLQGLPPTPATAHHRPLIAGAMAPAIGTLGSRSAFSPLQPNATHFGAEAGAYPLGTHLGLNPLRLAYSAHSRGLAFMTPYSTAGLMPTLGFRPPVDYAFSDLMRDRSAVHKEQVYSGGLYGPMVNNTPEKQ from the exons ATGGAGCTGCGGTCGGAGCTGCCCAGCGtgcccgccgcgcccgccccggtGCCCCCGAGCTCGGTGGCGGCGGCAGCCGCGGCAGCGGCGGCCACGCTGCCGGTGAGCGTAGCCGGGAGCTTGCTGCGggcgccgccgctgctgctgcgggCGGCCGAGAAGTACCCGCGGACGCCCAAGTGCGCCCGTTGCCGCAACCACGGCGTGGTGTCGGCGCTGAAGGGCCACAAGCGGTACTGCCGCTGGAAGGACTGCATGTGCGCCAAGTGCACCCTCATCGCCGAGCGGCAGCGCGTCATGGCGGCCCAGGTGGCGCTGCGCCGCCAGCAGGCGCAGGAGGAGAACGAGGCCCGCGAGCTCCAGCTGCTCTACGGCACGGCCGAGGGGCTGGCCCTGGCGGCCGCCAACGGCATCATCCCGCCCCGGCCCGCGTACGAGGTCTTCGGCTCCGTCTGCGCCGGGGGTGGCGGCGGCGAGGGAGGCACCGGCGCCTCAG ccGGGAGAggcggcgggggagcggggTGCGGGGAGGGCT aGTCCAAGATGCAGAAGTTCGAGCTGTTCCCCAAGACGCTGCTGCCGAGCCGCGCCGTCACCCCGCAGCAGGCGGGCGGGAAGCCCCTCTCCCCGGACGGCGAGTCCGTGCCCGGCACCTCCTCCCCGGAAGCTCGCCACGGCTCGGGCTCGGAGAACGGGGACGGCGAGTCCTTCCTGAGCTCGCCCGTCTCCAAGGGCCcgaaggagggggaggagagccCGGGCTCCATCAGCCCGCTGGGCTCGGACTCGGGCTCGGAGGCGGACAAGGACGAGCAGGACCCGTCGCCCTCGGCCGCCGGCCGGCAGCGGACTCCCATCGACATCCTGACGCGCGTCTTCCCGGCGCACAAGCGCAGCGTGCtggagctggtgctgcagggctgcgGCGGGGACGTGGTTCAGGCCATCGAGCAGATCCTCAACAACCGCGGCCCGGAGAAGGGCCCCGAGGAGGGCTGGGCTCGGGACGGCTCCTTGCAAGGCCTTCCGCCCACCCCCGCCACCGCCCACCACCGGCCCTTGATAGCCGGCGCCATGGCCCCCGCCATCGGCACGCTGGGCAGCCGCTCCGCCTtctcccccctgcagcccaaCGCCACGCACTTCGGGGCCGAGGCCGGCGCCTACCCGCTGGGCACCCACCTGGGACTCAACCCCCTGCGCCTCGCCTACTCGGCACACAGCCGGGGACTGGCCTTCATGACCCCCTACTCCACGGCCGGGCTGATGCCCACCCTGGGGTTCCGGCCGCCCGTGGACTACGCCTTCAGCGACCTCATGCGGGACCGCTCCGCCGTGCACAAGGAGCAGGTCTACTCCGGCGGGCTCTACGGGCCCATGGTCAACAACACCCCCGAGAAGCAATAG